The genome window caagattcctcagcaaaaagaggaggattggcagtagttagctcagggctaatcttcctcaaaacaaacaaacaaacaaaaaaagcctgTTCTTTGGTGAATGATCAAATCCACCTTAAGCAGAATTCTGATCTTGCTGGTTACTGGACCATGCAACTTACAACTGATGTTCTGGGAGGAGCTCACTAGATAAATGTAGAAAAGAGGAGGTTGCTAGTTGAATTCTGTCCCCCTGAAAAGATATGTTCAGATCCTAGCTCTGGATGCCTGTGGCTGTGACCTTATGTGGAAATCACGTGTCTGCAGATGTCATCAAGTTCAGATGGATGGTTAATCTTTGAttgttctttttgttcctttctcttctttttaaaatgcttaatcttttttaatgtaagaaaatTATCTGAGTTTTGTTAAGATAATGTATTCATAGTCCATTCAATGACATttggtacatttatatatattttttgaaatctcTCTAAactacttttttcattttgttaattatagtaGAAGAATTCAACAactttcataaaattttctaCAGATTGAAAGCTTACCAGGTTAGTTTATAAATGTTAAACAGAAATTTCTTTGATGTTAGATGTGTTAACTgcttaaaatgtgcatattttcGCACTATAACTAGTTTTCAGGGAGCTATGTTAATATATTTTGGCTGTGTTGATATATGCAgaatttttcataagaaaatgtctgcatttaatataaaaacatctATCCGTAGTTATTTTGTCAGGCATGGTGGAGGACACACAATAGGATGATCCCCAATGAGCCACATCCTTGTAAAACGCCCTGCCCTTAagtgtgacttgcttctaactaACAGaagcaaaggtgatgggatgtcactcctgTGATTGTCACATTATACAAAATTCAGCAGATTAGAGTGAGAAATATTCCTCTGGGGCCTTGAAGAAACAAGCAGCCACGCTGAGGACGCCCATGTGGCAAAGAACCGCTATCAGTCTCGAGGACCTGCGGGCGGGGTGGCCTCCAGGTAACCCCAAACAGCTGCATCCCTGGCGCCACCAGAAGCAGATGAATCCTGCAGCAGCCTGAGTGAGCTGGGAAGCGATTGTCCTCGGAGCCTCCGGAGCAGGACACAGCCTGGCTGCCACACTCCCTGCAGCCTTGAGAGACCCTGAGAGAACCCACTTCAGCTGTGACTCTCGATTCCTCACACTtgggaactgtgagataataaatgtgtgctgttttagGCCGCTGACTTGTGGTAAATTGTTACACAAATAGAAAACGAATACAggtatacttaaaatattttattatggaaaagttcaaacatatacaaaagcaGAATGAACAGTGTAATCAACCCTATGTACCCGTCACCTAGTCTCAGCAATTATCAACACATACCAATCTTGTTTCCTCCATACCAACTGACTGCCCCTTCcccaaaagtattattttaaagcaaatcccagacattcTATTATTTTAATCTGTAAAGCTTCAgtgtgtatctctaaaagatatgaccttatttattttttttgaggaagattagccctgagctaagctcttttttgctgaggaagactggccctgagctaagatccgtgcccatcttcctctattttatacgtgggacgcctaccacagcatggctgttgccaagtggtgcgatgtccacacccggcatccaactggcaaaccccggggccgctgagaagctgaatgtgtaaacttaaccgctgcgccaccgggccagccccagatatgaccttattttttaaaaaacaaatccacaACATGATTATTACATCTAAAAAACTCCTTATTAGCATCAAACATCCAGTTTGTgtataaatttatcaaaaacatAGTTTTTTTGACATTTGCTTTGTCGATTCAGGATCCAAAGTCcacatgttgcatttagttgATACGTGTTGTCTTTTTTAATCTATGGGTTcttagcttttttcccccttgcaatttatttgttgaggaaACTGGGTCATTTGTCTTGTAGGGTTtctcacattctggattttgctgattgcattgGTGTGGAATCATTTAACATGGTCATTGAtctatttcctgtaaactgggcATTAGAGCTACAGGCTCAGTCACACGCAGGTTCGATGTTTTCCGCAAGCTTACTTCAGATGTGTGCTGATACTACTCATCATGTGACATCAGGAAACACATAACTGCTGACTGACTGTCTCCCTTATTGTGATTTTAGGAATAATCAATGAGTTTAGGGGTTTTGAGCCTGTTTCATCCATTATGAAATTTCTCATCAGCTTTTCACCTAATTTTTTATCATTGGTGATGACTGCCTAGACTCATTATTTCATTAGGGATTGCAAAATAGTGATATTTTATCacttcttcttcatttattagctggaatatttctataaagaccaaaaaaacccaccaaaaaccCCTTTTCCCACCAACTATTTGGTTGCTTTGAGGTACAGTTCATATAAGAAAGTCAGAATAAATGCTtgacccttttcttttctttatttgttttcagaGTGATGCGGTGGATCCTTAGTATCTTCCAAAGTTGATGGGTGAGGCATTTTTCCCCCTCTTGCAGTATCTAGGAACTCATGGAGTTTAACATATTTGGTGTGTCACAATCCActgcagttattttttttattgttcaaattATTCCATCACTGGCCAGTGGCAGCCTTTTCAAGGCTCCTCAAGTCTTTTGACATGAGCACAGTAGACTTTGAAAGCTTCCTTGTTTCTTGTATGACAAAATGTTTCTGATTTATGTTTCCTGCTCCATATGCAGAATCAGGCCTGGTTCTTTTTAGTgtaaaatggtatttagaaactaTAATCTCGACCCTGAGGGGGCACACTGCTACTGGGTTGGTCATCGTTTCTAGGGTTTTTCAGTGGATAGGCTAggagataactttttttttcttaagagaaaatatatcatgaaatatattttcaatgaaatatttttcattatttaacttTCAGTCAAAATGTAAGATTATAAGGTTTTACTTAATTCTTTGACTTTatatttgtaactttttgttgaaaatctTGATTCCTAACAACATTAACTTGATTACTCAAAgtaatatatctatatctacataagCCAATTTCAGAATACCAACACCAATGTTATTACTAATAATGttgacacatgaaaatattttaaaatttatttttagttctctttCCATTAAGGTATAATGTCACTAggaatatacaataaaattactGTGTTTTAAAGTCACTTGAAACAAATTTTCACTGTGCTTTAAGGCATCAACTCAAGACacaggttctttttatttttgcttttaagttttagaattttttaaaatgaaatttttttcattatggtaaaatatacataaaatttataattttaacaatttttaactgtatagttcagtagcattaagtatattcatactgttgtgcaactatcaccactatccttctccagaacttttttcatttcccaactgaaactctgtgtcCATTAAGCAGTAAGTGCTCCTCCTCCCTTCGCCACCCCCAGGTTctggcaaccagcattctactttctgtctttataaatctgactactctaggtacctcatataaatggaatcacacagtatttgtcctcttgtgactgtcttatttcacttagtagggattactttttaaatatctaatttaatagtatttttttatttttattatttttatttttttgtgtgtggaagattagccctgagctaactgctgccaatcctcctctttttgctgaggaagactggccctgagctcacatccatgcccatcttcctccactttatatctgggatgcctaccacagcatggcttttgccaagcggtgccatgtctgcacccgggatccgaactggcaaaccccaggctgtggagaaGCGGAactgcacacttaaccactgtgccaccgggccagccccggcattttttttttaaagattttttaatttttttcctttttctccccaaagcccccccagtacatagttgtatattctttgttgtgggtccttctagttgtggcatgtgggacgctgcctcagagtggtttgatgagcagtgccatgtctgtgcccaggattcgaaccaatgaaacactgggccacctgcagtggagtgcgcaaacttaaccactcagccacggggccagccccagcatttttttttttttaaagattttatttttcctttttctcccaaagaccaccggtccatagttgtgtatttttagttgtgggtccttccagctgtggcatgcaggatgctgccccagcatggccaaATGAGCAGCGCAGTATCgtcgcccaggacccaaaccgggaaaccctgggctgctgaagcagagcgcgagaacccaaccactcagccacggggctggccccttaatagcattttataattttgtaaaatatttacatgctTCCAAAGTCAAATTTGCAAAACAAGTTTCCTTCAGAGAGGTCTAGTTTCTATTCCTGTTCCCCCATCCCCACATAGGCAACCACTGAAATGTTTTTGGTTTATCTTTCCCTTgccccccctccttttttttttaactgtaggcaaacaaatacatatatttgtgtttattccCTCTTTCTTAAATGGTTGCATATAAGAAtggtaaataaataatagtataaCATAcatactttattttgctttcttcacttaTCAGTATACCATGGACATAATTCCTTATCATTATACAGAGATAGAAGTTCTCAGTTCGCCTTCATCTTTACAGCTCTTAACTCATAATTCCTCACTGATTTGTCAGCTGTAATACTGACGATATTTAGGAATACAGTTGGAGGTTACATACCATATACTTTCCTAATACTTGTTGAAAATCTGCAGCAACTgcatttgaaggagaaaaatattcttcTGACAGCAAAGGATTTCTCAGAAAAGTATCACTAACCTGGGgaaattaatggaaatatttaaacTATATAGGTAATTTCAACTGGAGAATTACAGGGTAAATGTTTATTTAAGCAGAATCGGGCAGAAACCTGAAATAAAGAAACCAGAACATTTCTAGATTTTTGGTGGCAGGCTGTCCTTCCTATTTAAAGATGCAGTACTTATGAGAACTGTGCTTGCCCTGTCTCCACTGCTGCAGTGAAGATCACAACCTCACACTGAGACTGCGGGTACTATCTTGACATAGCTGAGGACTTGAGGGGAAGAGCAGATGTTTATGTCTGGCAGACAAGGAAAGATGGGAGTCCgtgatattttctaaataagtGCTTTTCACTTTCCCCTCCTGCCCCAACCCTCAAAATCCATCCAATGATAACAAAACAATCCCAAGTAAATGTCATGATTCCATCTTTCAAACCCTATAGGGTTGTTATAGGATACTTGAGTCTCAAGAAGGAATTCTGACAGTTGTCTGTCCTTAATGTTCTACTCTCCAGAAGTAGTGGTAAAAATTATGTGGTTATCAATTTTGTGTCATCTGGTTTTGGAAAGGTGGTAGAGTTGGGATGTTTTGTCAtaatggcagagagaaaaaatttagAGTACAGTCAGTTAGATGGCTAACAGGGTTTACCATCTAGAGTCTCACAATTGTCTAGGCATAACTCTAGAGTGAATTACAATATTAGGTCTTCTAATCCTTGATTCTATGTATGGTTACAGTTTGAGCTGTGTTAAAGCAAGTTGGTACACTCAACGAATAAAACATATGCATGATTCACGAATGTGACTGGAGAAAAACTATTAGTAACTACGGTATAGCTGATTTTcccattaataatttttcttagaGTATGTATCCTGAAttacatatttgtgaataaaaTTGAAGACTAGtattatttacttttgaaaacaagagacaaacatACTATCTGGACCATAAAGTTACCAGCATAATGGTTCAGCCCTAGTCTGTTTCTGAGACTGCCTTTCACCAAGTGTCCTTATTCTGGCTGGAGCTCAGTCTGGGTGATAGTCAGCAACAGGTGATATCTGTTGAGAAGGTTCGTTACCCtctaagaaatttataaaatctgATGTATCCACCTTAGTACATACACATAAGTACTCTATTTACCATCTTTTGTATTTGCTGGCAATTTTCTGGTAAAACTTTCCTTAAAGATAGTAtgtcttgattaaaaaaaatacttcttttcatctcttaCAATTGATTCAAATTTTCTACCAGAAGTGTCTtgtatataattatttgtaaattaaatgtaTATGCTATGGAAAAAGCATATTAAATATTAGCAAAGCttaatttcattcttatttttaaagaacaaaataaacataaagagaaaCTCTAATAGATCTGAGTGGTCATCTTTGCAGGCCTTGCTTTCGAGTTGGGGGAAGCGTGGAAGCAGGAGACACGCAAGGGATGAGGGTAAGAAATCTCTGAAGGTCATTAATGGCTCTGCTTTAGAGCCAGATGAGTGATCtgcttttgcttatttattactAATAAACTATAAAACAGAGACCTCAAAATTTCAGAAACTGAAAAAGTCCTTAAAGCAATATAACAAATTACTTACATTTTTGAGAAATGCAGATGGTGTTACAGTATCCAGGGCATTGTCTGAGGCACATAGGTAAGTGATTCCATCAATAAAGAGAGTATGGTAGACGAAGCTTTGAAAAGAATACATTCATTTACATGATAATATTGAAGAAATCAAGTACCTACGCAAAGAATTTAATTTCGTTTTCAAGCTCTCATTAATAGGATAAAAGCTATAGAGAGAACTTTTTATAATCAGATCAGAAAAcctttcatatatttgaaaatttaaagtaatttgtattaaatagaaattctataaaatttaaatatgtatttaaaattgcATCAATAAATCACAATAAAGAGGAAATGATAATAACCTAATACAGATATATTTGAAATGGCTTTGATAGAAGTCACTCACATGCCAAGACAGAATCAAGATTCTGACCAAATAGAAAACGCTGTGTGCACTGATTTTCACTATCCCTATATTCTTAGGTAGACATATTTAATGTTGGCACTTCTTGGCTTTCTATTATGATACATTAGATTTAAAAGTTGTAAACTGCCAAAACCAAATATTCTGGGGAGCAGGATGAGTTGGGGAGGGGGAGTTAAACTCCCCTACAGTATGCAAAAGCGTGCCTTATCCTGACCACGCCAATTTCTAGACCTTTTGTGCCTTCTCGGAGTCACATATTAGGAAGCTGGAAGACTCTTGGAAAGTGCCTGCATCTATACTGCCCAACAATCCAAAAAATTTAGGAATGTGGCAACAAAAATAGTTGCCTGGTGCCTGGGCTTTAATCTAGTTATTTTGAACACTCTATATCCACATGGTTAACAGGTAATAGACCTGGTCACATGCTATATTGGATATACATGAGAATGAGGAAACTCAGAAACAGGTGGAAAAGATAATCCCGGAGGTAGAAAATTTAAACTATGTGCCTTTTCAACATAAATCTGTCATGTCATATCAGGAATACAATAtgctacaaatatttttaattgatgatACACAAAATCTCtggttggaaaatatttttatttctaaattgagAGGAGTCTTTGCTGAAAAAAGAGTTGCTAAGTCTATCATCTCTCTAAAAGTTATATATGtgatttgaaagaaattgatactGGATGTGAAAggagagatattttaaatttatgcttaGTATGTTATTAGTTAGTAACATTCAGAAACcatctttaaatgttaaaaaccCTGAATACCTGGTGTCCAGGATACACTGTTAAGTGACAAAAGCAACGTGGAGAAAAGTGTGTATGATGAAATACCATTTGTCTATTATTCTCATATGCTACCATAAGGGagatacaaatatatgtatgcacctcttatagaaaaagaagaaaagaaaaagaaaattataaactaaaaacTTATTCAAAATGGTTACATATGGGGGAGAGAGAGTAACGTGGAgagtaaaggaatgaaaattagaCTTCTCAGTTTCTGTAGATTTGACTTTGGAATCCTATAAGTGTTTtgcataattataaaatgttattaaaccaaattttcagagagcaatccttaaaaataaaaaacaaaataaaacaaatgaatctaATTTTATATAGAGTAACTCAGGCAAGAAATGACGGTGGTGTGGTTCCTATGGTAGTGGTGAaggtggtcagattctggatatattttgtaCAGTAAAGGCAATGGGATTTTCTGATGAGTTGGATTTGAATGTAAAAGAGACAAAAGTCAAGGATCATAAAGGTTTTAGGCCTGAGGAACTGGAAAGGGGGTATATGGAAGACTGCAGGAGGTGGCTTGGTTTTGGACacaagtttgagatgcctatcaGACATCCAACAGAGATGTGGAATAAGCAGTTGGATATataagtctggagttcagggatTCAAAAGAGTAAATCCCTGAAGCTCAAAAGATTCAAATTAGAGTGTACAATATAGGTAAGCAAATAGTAGATGAAGAAAGTGTCTTTTTTTTGAAATGGTTCTGGCTAATAAGTGAAAACTAAACTAGAATACCACTACtttttttttgatttaaaatttttattaaaaatttcagaatttatttaatgttacCAGCCTCAAGAGAACAAAATGTATTGAACCTGTGAATAtcccagcaaaagaaataattttcaaagtaggGAATTAGGCAAACGATGGCAACATCTTTTTATAAACACACAGTGGTAGACTGAGCTGTTAAATATACATGAGGTGATTGGCAACCCTTTCAGAAAGTGATCTGAATCTATCAGGAACCTGCTATGTCTATATCTGCAGCCCAGGGACTTCCCCGTAAGCTCAAGATCCACATATTGGACCTTCCCCTCAGACCCATTGCTTCTTCTGAATTCCCTGTCACTTATAGTACCATGATGCAGCCACTTTTCTAAATCAGAGACCCAAGCATCAATTTAGACTCTGCTCTCCCTGACTGCCACGCCTCCGCCCATTTAGACACTAAGTCAGCATAGAATACCACTATTTTGCAACCCCTGATAAATAATGGCTCTAGGCTGTAGGCAATGAATATCAATGGCTGTTAACATGTCAAAAGCAGATACAAGCAGACTTCAGAAACCATCTGATGAAAAACATCTGTCATCTTGCCAAAGGGATCACGCCTCCGGATCCAGCTGCTTGTAACATGGTGCATTTTGAGTATGCAATCAGCAAACCCAGATTTGTGGGAAACTCTATAGGTTCTTCAACAATAAACtgtaaggaaaggaaagggattGAGGGGGGATATGTagattaaagagatttaaaagacatcaaattaaaaaatgggcaggattGAGCTCTCACATCTGAGGATGCACATTTACATGCTGAGGCAATAAAGAAACAGGGTAAGTGACTGCTATAGAAGCTGGAAAGGTAGTTGatttggggaagagagagaggaagctgtGAATTGGAGAGGACACATGGTGGGGAGTTTTTGGGGTGGCTGGCAGTGTTCTATTTTTTTGGCTTAGGTGGAGTTGCAGTTGGTGGGGGGGGTTCCCTTGTAAAACTTCATAAAGCTATTCATAGGCTTGATgtggtttttgtattttgttttattttacaatataaaGGTTAAAATGAACctactcttaaaaaaataatgacgGGCCTGCCCGGTGAcagggtagtggttaagttcagtgcacgctgcttcagtggcctgggtttcgtgggtttggatcccgggtgcggatctacatcactcatcaagctgtgctgtggtggtgacccacatacaaaacagaggaagactggtacagatgttagctcagggccactcttcctcaagcaaaaagaggaagattggcaacaggtgttagctcagggtcaattttcctgaccagaaaaaacaaaaaagcaacaaaaaaaagatgattctaaaaaaatatagaagCTCTCTTATTTCCTACTTGTTGCTTTcctagcaaaatgttttcaagactGGTTTAGGCCATACCATGTAATACCCAAGTAAAACTTAGAGTGAtcttattaaagatattttcaagtgggagtttcctttttattaatgaaatattttgggTTTACCAAAAACGTATGCAGAATAACATTACCAGAACACTTGTAGACCCACCATCCAGTTAAAATGTTACAGATACAATTACTGCACCCTGTATACCCTTCCTCAATTTCTTCTCCTATCACAGAGGTAACTACTATCTTGAATTTGGTGTTTATCCTTCCCATTCAtgattttatacttttacatATAGAAGTTCTCCTTTCTGAGGGTTCAATCAAGAGTATGCACaactaatattcttttttcctcgTGACATTGTCATTGGCATTATCTGCTGGCAATTGTTAAAAAGTAGACTTTTGTCAGAATATGCCTTACCTTCCCATTTGAATTACGGTCTTTGGTTCAGCTCTAAGAAGCACTAGTCTAAGCACTGTTGACGCTGCTTCCTAAAAACAAATTGTTAGCATTTACTTTATAGAAGATTGTGGTGTCTTTCATTATTCCTCTCCTAAATTTACCAATGTTCTGATTAGTTTAATAGTAGGAACAACCGTTTATTAGGAAAACTAATGGGTGGTTATTCATAATGCATGGTAATTATAGACCAGGTCTATAAAGATGGTTTCTGAATGTTATTAGGAATGTGGCTATTTGAGTCTTCTTAGGTAACTTTCGGGTTCCTGCCTTCAGGCTCCTTCAGGACAGGGAATGTCTTCATCCCTGACTTTCCAGTGTACAATACTTAGTAAATTAATGGGGTTCCATACAACTAGCTATATTTAAGGTATTCTGGATAATCACAATACCTTGCAAATTTTCCTGCAAAGAATAAGCCTTTTAAGAAACAGGTATAAAAGTTCTTAGCAATTATTGGTTTTATAGAAAGAGAT of Equus quagga isolate Etosha38 chromosome 3, UCLA_HA_Equagga_1.0, whole genome shotgun sequence contains these proteins:
- the LOC124236634 gene encoding vesicle-associated membrane protein 714-like isoform X4, translating into MTIAYSCIANGRMVLAELALTGGSYQEAASTVLRLVLLRAEPKTVIQMGSFVYHTLFIDGITYLCASDNALDTVTPSAFLKNVSDTFLRNPLLSEEYFSPSNAVAADFQQVLGKYMVCNLQLYS